In one window of Balaenoptera musculus isolate JJ_BM4_2016_0621 chromosome 10, mBalMus1.pri.v3, whole genome shotgun sequence DNA:
- the LOC118902671 gene encoding C-type lectin domain family 4 member E-like translates to MDSSKSSASQSTERECFSSQVFLWTVAGLCILLLSACFITRCVVTYHTFQLCDEKKFQPPENFTEFSCYNDGLGSVKNCCPLNWVHFQSSCYFFSTNTMTWSASSKNCSSMGAHLVVINMQEEQEFLYNMKPKRKEFYIGLTDQVTEGQWQWVDGTPFTKSLSFWDKGEPNNIVTVEDCATIRDSSNPRQNWNDMPCFFNMFRICEMPERNC, encoded by the exons atggatTCATCCAAATCATCTGCATCACAAAGCACAG AAAGAGAATGCTTCTCTTCCCAAGTGTTCTTATGGACCGTTGCTGGGCTCTGCATACTGCTACTGAGTGCCTGTTTTATCACCAGATGTGTTG TGACATATCACACCTTTCAGCTCTGTGATGAGAAAAAGTTCCAGCCACCTGAGAATTTCACGGAGTTCTCCTGCTATAATGATGGATTAG GTTCAGTCAAGAATTGCTGTCCATTGAACTGGGTACATTTTCAATCCAGCTGCTATTTCTTTTCTACTAACACCATGACCTGGTCAGCAAGCTCAAAAAACTGCTCGAGCATGGGAGCTCATCTGGTGGTTATCAACATGCAGGAGGAGCAG GAATTCCTTTACAATATGAAACCTAAAAGGAAAGAGTTTTATATTGGACTGACGGACCAGGTGACTGAGGGTCAGTGGCAATGGGTAGATGGTACACCTTTCACAAAGTCTCTGAG cttctgggaTAAAGGAGAGCCCAACAACATAGTTACAGTGGAGGACTGTGCCACCATAAGAGACTCTTCAAATCCAAGGCAAAATTGGAATGATATGCCCTGTTTCTTCAATATGTTTCGGATTTGTGAAATGCCAGAAAGAAATTGTTGA